CAGGACACTGAATATTGCGTTAATTAAATGTTCAAATTTATATTATAACACAGGTGCTGATTTTTGCGTTTTTTTAGCTAATTAATTTCAAATCAAACATGTATTTTAAGAGAATTTCACGCTAAAACCCAAAAACAAGATTCTCAGACACAACCCCCAGTATCCAAGAATCTTGCTGATAAGCTATTTATCTACTTGTCTTTTCAATCTATACAATACACTCAGCCGCCGAATCCTGCCAATCACTTCCTCATTACACGGCTACCTTTCGCATCACGTACTGTATCCCTCTTCGTTGTCACCCCATGACCTACAACATGGTCATTCTTGGGAATTTCGTGTATGAGCAGGACATCTGCTTCTTCAGTCACTACTGCTCTTTCACAAGCAATGATACAGTCTCCTCATGGCTTGAGTGGTCAGTATGGGTAACTTTTGAAATTTTAGAGGAGTCTCGTATGTGGGAATATTCCACTAATTGATTAGTTATAAGCCACTCTAGATATCTTTATAGTTTCCATGCATACAAATTTTATTTCTGCAAGTCCTTGGATTAATAGAACTTTCTGTTAAAATATAAGTAAGGAACAAGCCCTTGCCATACGTGGCGGGGCGTTTTTTTATGAGGTGTATATATGAGTACACCATTTAAAACTTTTGATGAACAAATTGAAATACTCTCAACCAGAGGTTTAGACATTAATAATCCAGAATTTGCCAAAACTATTTTATCACAAGTAAATTATTATAACCTCATCAATGGCTATAAAGCTCCATTTTTAGATAATACATCTTCTAATGAGGAAGAAGATGCATATAAAGCTGGTAGTAGTTTTGAAGAAATTTATGCCCTTCATGAAATGGATCGTGAACTTAAAGAAGTTATTTTTTCTTCTTTGCTCCGTTTTGAAAAACTTTTAAAAACATCCTGTGCTTATCATTTTTCAGATCTACATAGAGATGGACTATATCCTTACTTACAAATTGATAATTATTCTGCATCAAAGCATCAACTAAATTATGTTTTGAAAAATATAGGACATTATCCAATGCCATAAATAGAGAAAATAAAAATTCAAATGGCAAGAAACCTATTAGGCATTATATAAAAAAGCATGATCATATTCCTCTTTGGGTGCGAGTAAATTTCCTCACTTTAGGAAATATATCTTATTTTTATAACTCCCTAGATGAATCTCTTCAAAATAAAATTGCTAGAGATTTTGGTCAGAGATATAAAGATAGTTACCAGTCTTAAGAAAAAATTAGTAAGACTGAACTTATAGACATAATTAAAATCTGTAATTTTTTCAGAAATGTTTGCGCCCATGATGAAGTCATGTATTCTTTCTCATTGAATAAAGCTGGCCAAACCGTTATATTTGAAAAGTTTTTTGATGAGAATTATACTGGCAAAAATTTACATGATTTAATATTAGTCCTTAAACTAGTTATTCCCGAAAAAGAATACCAATCTTTAATCTCGTCAATAAGTTCGATCAAAAATAAATACGAGAATAAATTTACTAGTGTCTCAATTGATGGCATATTTGAAATTTCAGGATTTCCTAATAAGTAGTAATTAACTTAGCTGCTTATTTTTTTATTTGATCACGATTATCCTCAATTGCTTATGATAATATTAT
This region of Suicoccus acidiformans genomic DNA includes:
- a CDS encoding Abi family protein, with amino-acid sequence MSTPFKTFDEQIEILSTRGLDINNPEFAKTILSQVNYYNLINGYKAPFLDNTSSNEEEDAYKAGSSFEEIYALHEMDRELKEVIFSSLLRFEKLLKTSCAYHFSDLHRDGLYPYLQIDNYSASKHQLNYVLKNIGHYPMP
- a CDS encoding Abi family protein, coding for MRHYIKKHDHIPLWVRVNFLTLGNISYFYNSLDESLQNKIARDFGQRYKDSYQS